The region AGAATAGCTGCCACCTTGATCAACAACCTCTGTTGCCATGCGATCCAAAACTTTTCCTAAGATAGATTCTTTAATAAATAACGGAGCCGCCTTCACACCCACAGTGCCCGGGCCAAGGGCTTCAATGAAAACTCCCAAGCGTTCAATATCTTTAGCAAGCACGAGCAAGCCTTCGACTTTTTCAGGGGACATATCAATTGCCAGGGGAAATAGGAAATCTTGAATATCAATCTTCCCACCCTTCCAAGCAATCATCAGTTTTTCATAGGCAACACGTTCGTGAGCAGCATGTTGATCCACGAAAACCATTTTTTCGCGATGTTGAGTTACAATATAAGTAAGATTAGCTTGCCCCAAAACTTCCAGAGATGACCAGTAACCACCACTGACCGGAGCAATTGCCTCTGATGTCGCTTCAGTCCCATGGTTTCTTGAAGCCTGGAATTCACCACGAGATTCTGCAGCCTCTGCCAAAGCTTGATAGCTCATTTGCGGCTGTTGAACCGAGGCCGTTGGAAAACTGAAATCTTTTTTCTGAAATTGAGTCGTTTTAAAAGTTGAATCCTGAAAGGCCAAGTTTTCCTTAGGCATTTCCTGAGCCGAGTCCTGCCTTGTGACCTCACCGGAATAGTTTGCAAAATTAGGCAAACCCTTCGCCGAAGAATATGTCGCTGAAGGATCCGAGTAATCAATAGCCCCGCCTGCATCGTTGAATTGCGACTGAGAACGAAGTTGACCACTTTGCTGAATCCATGGAGCATTTTCCAGAGTCGAGCGCAAAGCTCCCGCCACCGCACGGAATGCCAGAGAGGGATCATGGAATTTCACTTGGGATTTCGTCGGGTGAATGTTCACGTCAATATATTCAGGATCAGTTTCAACCCAGACACAGGCGATCGGATATTCGCCGTGCATAAGAAGACTGCGATAGGCTTCATTCACCGCTGCCTGCAAACTGCGATCTTGAATCCAGCGATTCTGCGCAAACAGCCAAATATTTTTCGCGGTCTTAGCAACGTTATGGGGATCCGCAAACACCGCATAGGCCTTTACGTATTCACGTTGTGCTTCACCGACGAACAGGGGTTTGATTTCAAGAATCTGCTCCGCCCGTTCCTTGCGATCTTTGCAAGCTGGCCAGAAATTGACGAGCTTGGAATTTTCTTGGATACGAAACTCAACATCGTAATGAGCCAATGCCATGGCCTTTAATGTTGTTTTAATCGCCGTGTGTTCTGCGGCATCTGATTTTAAAAACTTCAAACGCGCAGGCATATTTTCGAACAAGTTTTCCATCAGGACCGTTGTGCCCTGAGAGCCCCCCACGCGATCCATGGGCTGCTTTTTTCCGTAGACGCTGACAAGTTGGTAGGCCTGCTCATCGCCCTCACGACGAGTTGTCAGAGTCATTTTACTAACCGAAGAAATACTGGCCAGGGCTTCCCCACGGAAACCGAAAGTTTTTAAACTCCACAAATCATCCGATTTGGAAATTTTGCTGGTCGCAAAACGATCCAAGGCTTTTGGCAAATCTTCAGGCGACATGCCTTTACCGTTGTCGATCACTTTTACGATGCGACCGCCATCAAAGAACTCGACATGCACGCGCGTGGCACCTGCATCAATAGAATTTTCGACGAGTTCTTTAACAAGATGAGCAGGACGCTCAACCACCTCGCCCGCAGCGATTTGGTCGACAACTTCCGGAGATAAAACTTGAATAGACATGGGCAAAAACATGCCCTAGCAGAGCAATTAAATCAACCGCAGGCTCCTAAAAGGTGCCTGTCACTTTTTGGGAATGCGTTGCGCAAACTAGTCTTGCGGCTTAGGACATTCGTTGTTCTGTTGGCACTTAAGCAACATCATACGCAATTGGTGAGTTTCTTTAAGATTCAGGTCCAACTCGTACGTAAAACCCTTAGCAACTGCACCCTGGGGACCCACTGTGTAAAATGGCGTCGTCAGATCGAATTGAGAAGCCGTGTACTGGATACCATCGTAAGAGGTGAAAACCATGGCGGAGGGATTCTTTTCAAGGTTCCAGAAAAAACGCTGAAGTTGGGATTTCGCCTTCAACAAAGCCCCGTCAAAACTTTTCCAGCACTTTACTTCACCCATCAAAACGACTTTATTCGTCGCGCGATCGATGATCACTGTGTCTAGCTCCCCGATCGTCAAACCACCTGCGCTGTATTCAATATCTCCTGTGATCAAGTACTGATTGTCCGGATAGATTTTCTCTAAACGAACACGCTCAAGCTCTTCGCAAACAGCGCCATCGGGATCAAAATTAACCGCTTTGTTTCTAAGTATTTCAAATGCCGCGTTCACATCGCCCGCAAATGCCAGTTGAGAGAAAAGAAGAGAAACAACGCCAATAAGATAAAGAGATTTAAACATGAAGGCCTTGTAACCCACGGCCTTCAAAATCGTCACCCATAACGCCACGCGCATGCCAATTCTTTCCCACCGTGCAGGCAGGAAGGATGCCGGTGGACCTAGAAATCCAGGCCGACAGAAACGGAGTAACCGAGGTACCCCTCTTTTTCCCAGTAATATTTGATGTCGGGACGAATCGAAACACGCTTGATTCTATAAGCTGCCCCCACATTGAACAAAACTCCCAACGTCATATCGTCCGCGGAATATCCATCTTGGGAGCCCGTTAAGGTCAGATCAAAGTGCGAGTACTTAAACATCGGCCCGAAACCATAAAAGAAAATCAGATCTTTTCCTTTTGGTAAAACCGTTTGAAATAAAAAATCCAAAATCACGATGTAACCACTGCCCTCGTGGCCGGTATATTCTTTATAGTAATCTGGTGCACCCGAATGAAACAGAATATTGCTTTCAGTGTACATGTCCCCGGAAAAAAGCGTGTTGTAACCGT is a window of Bdellovibrio sp. SKB1291214 DNA encoding:
- the mutL gene encoding DNA mismatch repair endonuclease MutL, with the protein product MSIQVLSPEVVDQIAAGEVVERPAHLVKELVENSIDAGATRVHVEFFDGGRIVKVIDNGKGMSPEDLPKALDRFATSKISKSDDLWSLKTFGFRGEALASISSVSKMTLTTRREGDEQAYQLVSVYGKKQPMDRVGGSQGTTVLMENLFENMPARLKFLKSDAAEHTAIKTTLKAMALAHYDVEFRIQENSKLVNFWPACKDRKERAEQILEIKPLFVGEAQREYVKAYAVFADPHNVAKTAKNIWLFAQNRWIQDRSLQAAVNEAYRSLLMHGEYPIACVWVETDPEYIDVNIHPTKSQVKFHDPSLAFRAVAGALRSTLENAPWIQQSGQLRSQSQFNDAGGAIDYSDPSATYSSAKGLPNFANYSGEVTRQDSAQEMPKENLAFQDSTFKTTQFQKKDFSFPTASVQQPQMSYQALAEAAESRGEFQASRNHGTEATSEAIAPVSGGYWSSLEVLGQANLTYIVTQHREKMVFVDQHAAHERVAYEKLMIAWKGGKIDIQDFLFPLAIDMSPEKVEGLLVLAKDIERLGVFIEALGPGTVGVKAAPLFIKESILGKVLDRMATEVVDQGGSYSLERAVGDICATMACHSVVRAGQALSIDQMKNLLREMDHFPLSSFCPHGRPVSVEYPFYKLEKDFGRIV